The following are encoded in a window of Bacillus sp. SORGH_AS_0510 genomic DNA:
- a CDS encoding sugar-binding transcriptional regulator → MDKEKISKVIEAAKLYYLLDYNQNEIAKILGVSRPTVSRLLQQAKSDGIVQITIMDPTEDVENLSAQLQKRFNLKKAIVTSIPQYDDHIIKNYLGEKAASFLDEIVKDDDIIGVTWGTTLYHVATELKQKFVKNVKVVQLKGGVSYAETNTYASEILYLFGKAYNTAPHNLPLPAIVDHVVVKQAMEADRHIRKILELGKQANIAMFTMGPVKTDSLLFQLGYFTESDLESLYGSAVGDICSRFFDKDGEICNKSLNERTLGINLNELRTKEYSILVAGGPNKIDGIYGALKGKYANVLITDQFTAKFLLDK, encoded by the coding sequence GTGGATAAAGAAAAGATTAGTAAAGTTATTGAAGCAGCTAAATTATATTATTTATTGGACTATAATCAAAATGAAATAGCAAAGATTCTGGGGGTGTCTCGTCCAACCGTCTCAAGGTTGTTGCAACAAGCGAAAAGTGATGGAATTGTTCAAATTACGATCATGGATCCTACTGAAGATGTTGAAAATTTAAGTGCGCAACTACAAAAGAGGTTCAATTTAAAGAAAGCAATCGTGACCTCTATTCCTCAATATGATGATCATATCATTAAAAACTATCTCGGTGAAAAGGCAGCTTCATTTCTTGATGAAATAGTTAAGGATGATGACATTATTGGGGTAACTTGGGGAACAACCCTTTATCATGTTGCCACGGAACTGAAGCAGAAGTTTGTAAAAAACGTAAAAGTAGTTCAATTAAAAGGTGGAGTAAGTTACGCAGAAACAAATACGTATGCCTCTGAAATTTTATATCTGTTTGGGAAGGCCTACAATACTGCCCCGCACAATCTTCCATTACCCGCCATTGTTGATCATGTGGTTGTTAAACAGGCAATGGAGGCTGACCGGCATATCCGGAAAATACTTGAACTAGGAAAGCAAGCTAATATTGCCATGTTCACAATGGGGCCAGTTAAAACAGATTCTTTATTATTTCAATTAGGGTATTTTACAGAAAGTGATTTAGAATCACTTTATGGAAGTGCGGTAGGGGATATTTGCTCACGATTCTTTGATAAGGATGGAGAAATTTGTAATAAGAGCTTGAATGAAAGAACACTTGGGATAAACCTTAATGAATTAAGAACGAAAGAATATTCTATCTTGGTAGCTGGCGGTCCTAATAAGATTGATGGGATTTACGGTGCATTAAAAGGAAAATATGCAAATGTTCTTATTACGGATCAATTCACTGCAAAATTTTTACTTGATAAATAA
- a CDS encoding MMPL family transporter, producing the protein MDKFGKFLYTYRKWVLLVWITAIAFFGFFASKLPTVLSGNGFEYKGEYSETRKLLENDFGQAKSSIILVFEKDQSISDERFHDFIQDTYNNLHPFKTAKQILSPLEREGMLKENVAYGLLTFNKKAENLENEINQLKDILHNKKGLKVTMTGEPIIVQDLNVASQEDLAKAEMIGLPIALMVLILSFGGLVAASLPIVIGIVSILTTMGTVYFFSYKIDLSIFILNIVPMIGLALSIDFALLFINRYKEELETQSVQEAIKITVITAGRSIIFSGLCVFIGLSGLWFIKIDIFQNVALGGMTVVFLSAFCALTFLPALLAILGKNVNKFSILRVTNHKKSIWHSFAKFVMRYPILMTSSALVILLVGLIPVKQMVLAIPGTESLPPKYPSRVALETFKEHFIAAEKRDEKKVTIVLESKGNILASNNLDKVSRVIHKLEKDHLVYSVDSPYSVTGVKDPVQLKQLLTNGGQTKVGPVMNYFIRDNKMLLEVYLKTSEHSAKARQWVNNWSKKDLGFTTYLGGQIKFEEEIFSEIFHKAPFGLLLIVISTFFILMAAFRSILIPIKAILMNILSLGCTFGILVWIFQQGHFGVTPADIALILPVFVFSLVFGLSMDYEVFLISRIQEFYLKTGDNNVATISGLTYTSKIITSAAAIMIVVTGAFAFTGVMPVKQLGVGIAIAIFIDATIVRMVLVPALMKLLGDWNWWFFGLKNKIQLKQKKKPA; encoded by the coding sequence ATGGATAAATTCGGAAAGTTTCTATACACCTATAGAAAATGGGTACTGTTAGTTTGGATTACTGCCATCGCCTTTTTTGGATTTTTCGCATCAAAATTACCTACAGTGTTAAGTGGGAATGGATTTGAATATAAAGGAGAGTATAGTGAAACAAGAAAGCTCCTTGAAAATGATTTTGGACAGGCTAAGTCATCGATTATCCTTGTTTTTGAAAAGGATCAATCAATTAGTGACGAGAGGTTTCATGATTTTATTCAAGATACTTATAACAATTTACATCCTTTTAAAACTGCAAAGCAGATACTATCTCCATTAGAAAGAGAAGGAATGCTCAAAGAAAATGTGGCTTATGGACTTTTAACCTTTAACAAAAAAGCTGAAAATCTCGAGAATGAAATTAATCAACTAAAGGATATCCTTCACAATAAAAAGGGACTAAAGGTCACAATGACTGGTGAACCAATAATTGTTCAAGACCTGAATGTAGCTAGTCAAGAGGATTTGGCAAAAGCGGAAATGATCGGACTTCCAATTGCACTAATGGTGTTAATCCTTTCTTTTGGTGGCCTTGTTGCTGCATCATTACCCATTGTAATCGGTATTGTCTCAATATTAACCACAATGGGGACTGTTTATTTTTTTAGTTATAAAATAGATTTGTCTATCTTTATTTTAAATATTGTTCCAATGATTGGCCTTGCTTTAAGTATTGATTTCGCCCTTTTGTTTATCAACCGATACAAAGAAGAATTAGAAACGCAATCGGTCCAAGAGGCTATTAAAATTACGGTTATTACCGCGGGACGCTCCATAATCTTTTCAGGATTATGTGTTTTTATTGGATTATCAGGGCTTTGGTTTATAAAAATTGATATTTTTCAAAATGTAGCACTCGGCGGCATGACTGTAGTATTTCTCTCTGCATTCTGTGCGTTAACCTTTCTGCCTGCCTTACTGGCTATCTTAGGAAAGAATGTAAATAAATTCAGTATCCTTCGAGTCACAAATCACAAGAAAAGTATTTGGCACAGCTTTGCAAAGTTTGTAATGAGATACCCTATACTAATGACTAGCTCAGCTCTTGTTATCCTATTAGTTGGACTCATCCCAGTAAAACAAATGGTATTAGCAATCCCCGGGACAGAATCCCTCCCGCCTAAATATCCTTCAAGGGTGGCATTAGAAACCTTTAAAGAACATTTTATAGCAGCAGAAAAGCGGGATGAGAAAAAAGTTACTATTGTTCTTGAGTCCAAAGGAAATATTCTTGCATCGAATAATTTAGATAAAGTAAGCCGAGTGATACATAAATTAGAAAAGGATCACCTTGTATATTCGGTGGACTCACCCTATTCCGTAACCGGTGTTAAAGATCCTGTTCAACTTAAGCAACTTCTTACCAATGGGGGCCAAACCAAAGTCGGTCCAGTCATGAACTATTTTATTAGAGATAATAAAATGCTTTTGGAAGTATATCTAAAAACGAGTGAGCATTCTGCAAAAGCACGACAATGGGTAAATAACTGGTCCAAAAAAGATTTGGGCTTCACAACATATTTAGGTGGTCAGATCAAATTCGAGGAGGAAATATTTTCAGAAATATTTCATAAAGCTCCCTTCGGATTACTTTTAATTGTCATCTCTACTTTCTTTATATTAATGGCGGCTTTCCGTTCAATCCTTATCCCGATTAAGGCAATCCTAATGAACATTTTAAGCCTTGGTTGTACCTTTGGCATATTGGTATGGATTTTTCAGCAAGGTCATTTTGGAGTTACTCCTGCAGATATTGCCTTAATTTTACCGGTCTTTGTTTTCAGCCTCGTCTTTGGGCTGTCCATGGATTATGAAGTATTTTTAATTTCACGGATTCAGGAGTTTTATTTAAAAACTGGTGACAACAATGTAGCCACCATTTCGGGCTTAACCTACACGAGTAAAATTATTACTTCAGCAGCAGCGATTATGATCGTTGTAACAGGAGCATTTGCTTTTACCGGTGTCATGCCAGTTAAGCAATTGGGCGTAGGGATTGCAATTGCCATTTTTATTGATGCCACTATCGTTAGAATGGTTCTAGTTCCAGCCTTGATGAAGTTATTAGGTGATTGGAATTGGTGGTTTTTTGGCTTGAAAAATAAAATACAACTTAAACAAAAGAAAAAGCCAGCCTAG
- a CDS encoding metallophosphoesterase produces the protein MKGLTLFLISFSLFIATGSSLAYAEEATPNKQEIVRLRILETTDLHASLLNYDYYQTKVDNRIGLVKTATLIRKARKEADNSLLFDNGDHLKGNPLGEYLARIRGIHKGKIHPVYRAFNYLKYDAIAVGNHEFNYGLKFLHAALKGAKMPILNANVYSVKSNTPYFTPYVILKRTVVDQNGLKHELKVGVISFMPTQIMKWDRANLEGKVFAKPIMDSAKEFVPIMKAKGADIIIALAHTGISSEPYNPESEDAVYYLTKIPGIDAVLSGHSHSVFPGPVYKHLPHTNMEKGKIHGKPVVMAGAFGSRLGIIDLKLKKSAGKWKVIDGEAQTLPIADDSGKSLVPTDKGLYQLLKPEHQETVDFIKKLGL, from the coding sequence ATGAAAGGGCTCACGCTTTTTCTTATATCTTTTTCTCTTTTTATAGCCACTGGTTCCTCACTGGCTTACGCAGAGGAAGCAACCCCAAATAAGCAAGAAATTGTCCGTTTGAGAATCCTCGAAACAACTGACTTGCATGCCTCACTTCTTAACTATGACTATTATCAGACAAAAGTGGACAATCGAATTGGACTTGTCAAAACTGCCACCCTTATCCGTAAAGCAAGGAAAGAAGCTGATAATTCCTTACTGTTTGATAACGGTGATCATCTAAAAGGGAATCCTCTTGGAGAATATCTGGCAAGAATAAGAGGAATCCATAAAGGAAAGATTCACCCTGTATACAGGGCCTTCAATTACCTTAAGTATGATGCGATAGCCGTCGGTAACCATGAATTTAATTATGGCTTAAAATTTTTACACGCTGCTCTAAAAGGAGCAAAGATGCCTATTTTAAATGCAAATGTATATTCAGTAAAAAGTAATACCCCCTATTTTACTCCATACGTCATTCTGAAAAGGACTGTAGTGGATCAAAATGGCCTAAAGCATGAGTTAAAGGTTGGAGTCATTTCGTTTATGCCTACACAGATCATGAAGTGGGACAGGGCGAATCTGGAAGGAAAGGTATTTGCTAAACCAATTATGGATTCTGCCAAGGAGTTTGTTCCAATTATGAAAGCTAAGGGTGCCGATATCATTATTGCTCTTGCACATACTGGAATTAGCAGTGAACCCTATAACCCAGAATCTGAAGATGCCGTTTACTACTTAACCAAAATACCGGGAATTGATGCGGTTTTGTCTGGGCATTCCCATAGTGTGTTCCCAGGGCCTGTTTATAAGCATCTTCCCCATACTAACATGGAGAAAGGAAAAATTCACGGAAAGCCTGTTGTTATGGCTGGCGCTTTTGGTAGCCGACTGGGAATCATTGACCTAAAATTAAAGAAATCTGCAGGAAAATGGAAAGTGATTGATGGTGAGGCCCAAACTCTTCCTATTGCTGATGATTCAGGTAAATCACTTGTTCCAACTGATAAGGGCCTATATCAATTATTAAAACCAGAACATCAGGAAACCGTAGACTTTATAAAAAAATTGGGACTCTAG
- a CDS encoding ArsB/NhaD family transporter, whose amino-acid sequence MSTQAIIAIGVFLITYAFIVTEKIHRTIIAMAGGIMMVLLGIIGQEKALHHIDFNTLGLLTGMMIIVAITSETGLFKYIAIWAAKKVKGDPLKILLALGIITALGSAFLDNVTTVLLMVPVTFSITRQLRVNPIPFLITEIIASNIGGTSTLIGDPPNIMLGSAVKELTFMAFINNLTAISFFILIVNIAILAFIYRKQLRTSAELKASLMDLDEKEEITDSKLLIKSLVALSLTILGFFLHQLFHIESATVALAGAFLLLLITGEKYLDKSFAKVEWTTIFFFIGLFVLVSGLIETGVISLLADYSVHLTGGNVASTSILILWVSAIASAFIDNIPFVATMIPMIKDMGELGVNNLEPLWWSLSLGACLGGNGTLIGASANVIVAGLAAKEGHHITFGKFLLIAFPLMILSILIATAYVYLRYLM is encoded by the coding sequence ATGTCAACACAAGCTATCATCGCAATTGGCGTATTTCTTATCACATACGCCTTTATCGTTACAGAAAAAATCCATCGTACTATTATTGCCATGGCCGGCGGAATCATGATGGTTTTACTGGGTATTATCGGTCAGGAGAAGGCCCTCCACCATATTGATTTTAATACTCTCGGATTACTGACAGGAATGATGATTATTGTCGCCATTACCTCCGAGACAGGTCTATTCAAATACATAGCGATTTGGGCAGCGAAAAAAGTGAAAGGAGACCCATTAAAAATATTACTTGCCCTTGGCATCATCACTGCTTTAGGTTCAGCCTTTCTAGATAACGTAACTACCGTCCTATTAATGGTGCCTGTAACCTTTAGTATCACTAGACAATTACGAGTAAACCCAATACCCTTTTTAATAACAGAGATCATCGCTTCAAATATTGGAGGAACATCTACTCTTATCGGTGACCCGCCAAATATCATGCTTGGAAGCGCTGTAAAAGAGTTAACTTTTATGGCCTTTATTAACAATCTTACAGCGATATCATTTTTTATCTTGATTGTTAATATTGCAATATTAGCATTCATTTATAGAAAGCAACTTCGTACATCAGCCGAATTGAAGGCAAGTTTAATGGACCTGGATGAAAAGGAAGAAATAACAGACAGCAAACTTCTTATTAAGTCGTTAGTTGCACTTTCCTTAACTATTTTAGGATTTTTCCTGCATCAGTTATTTCATATCGAATCAGCAACAGTGGCATTAGCAGGAGCCTTTCTACTACTTCTCATTACTGGTGAGAAATATTTAGACAAGTCCTTTGCGAAAGTCGAATGGACAACCATTTTCTTCTTCATTGGATTGTTTGTACTCGTTTCAGGATTGATTGAAACAGGAGTAATATCATTGCTTGCAGATTACTCGGTTCATCTTACAGGAGGAAATGTTGCATCCACATCGATTTTAATTCTATGGGTTAGTGCGATTGCATCAGCGTTTATCGATAATATTCCGTTTGTCGCAACCATGATTCCAATGATTAAAGATATGGGTGAACTAGGTGTCAATAATTTAGAACCACTATGGTGGAGTTTATCACTAGGAGCATGTCTAGGTGGGAATGGAACATTGATTGGTGCAAGCGCCAATGTCATTGTAGCCGGCTTGGCAGCTAAAGAAGGACACCACATTACATTTGGTAAATTCCTATTAATTGCTTTCCCACTCATGATTCTATCAATTTTAATTGCTACGGCATACGTGTACTTAAGATATCTAATGTAG
- a CDS encoding C39 family peptidase, with amino-acid sequence MKNIFVSLCISVLLLSFGFGPIKNAKAEEVIPLDIAKQAALNHLEQSIYADEIDSVDDLHFKTNLYDIDETLLGYYLTYTTREGSINHILISASTNLAPVLQHGEGPLDDEYEYLLEKGKKIYYLGPLQFLYGNNKDEVNEKFNKKKDEWLKDLEKQNKKDTKEYEKLRKTEIPRVKKKSKHKDEWETLLSYDPNQLTTTATTYKVLSVTRLSQRSSGVNNPNSACGPTTAAMVANYLKSQGYNVRGLSDYSSTGAFINHMYNELGTTIAGSSISDYTYGLYKHVQHNYSTDKWDTWSYRAYGNYTHYKDNILNNKPVGLRFDLWIKEGAYENYHFVAGIGFNHGSVAEFAIKDPDGSNGGTIWLNWNDNNDDMAMGLVNYIP; translated from the coding sequence ATGAAAAATATTTTTGTATCTCTATGCATTTCAGTGCTATTACTTTCATTTGGTTTTGGTCCAATTAAAAATGCAAAAGCCGAAGAAGTGATTCCGCTGGATATAGCAAAGCAAGCAGCTTTAAATCATTTAGAACAATCTATTTATGCTGATGAAATTGATAGCGTTGATGATTTACATTTTAAAACAAATCTTTATGACATAGATGAAACTCTATTGGGTTATTACCTAACCTACACTACTAGAGAGGGGAGCATTAATCATATTTTAATTTCTGCGTCCACCAATCTTGCCCCTGTCTTACAACACGGAGAAGGCCCACTCGATGATGAATATGAATATCTTCTTGAAAAAGGAAAAAAAATTTATTATTTAGGACCACTACAGTTTCTTTACGGTAATAATAAGGATGAGGTAAATGAAAAGTTTAATAAAAAAAAGGATGAGTGGCTAAAAGATTTGGAAAAACAAAATAAGAAAGATACAAAAGAGTATGAAAAACTTAGAAAAACAGAGATTCCAAGAGTTAAGAAAAAATCAAAGCATAAGGATGAGTGGGAAACTTTACTATCTTATGATCCCAATCAATTGACTACTACTGCTACAACATATAAAGTGCTAAGCGTCACCCGATTATCTCAAAGAAGCTCAGGAGTAAATAATCCTAATTCAGCTTGTGGGCCTACAACTGCAGCAATGGTAGCAAATTATCTTAAATCACAAGGTTACAATGTTAGAGGATTATCTGACTATAGTAGTACAGGTGCTTTTATCAATCATATGTACAATGAACTAGGTACTACCATAGCTGGTTCCTCTATTTCTGATTATACTTACGGCTTATATAAACATGTTCAACATAATTATTCCACCGATAAATGGGATACATGGTCTTATAGAGCCTATGGAAATTATACTCATTATAAAGATAATATTCTTAACAACAAACCAGTTGGACTTCGTTTCGACTTATGGATAAAAGAAGGTGCCTATGAAAATTATCATTTTGTAGCAGGTATTGGTTTTAACCATGGGAGTGTAGCCGAATTTGCAATTAAGGATCCTGATGGAAGTAATGGTGGTACAATCTGGCTAAATTGGAATGATAACAATGATGATATGGCAATGGGGTTAGTGAATTATATACCTTGA
- the gndA gene encoding NADP-dependent phosphogluconate dehydrogenase — protein MTKQQIGVIGLAVMGKNLALNIESRGYSVAVYNRSYDKTEAFLKNEAEGKNFAGAETVEEFVNLLEKPRKILLMVKAGTATDATIDSLKPYLEEGDILIDGGNTFFQDTIRRNKELETAGFHFIGTGVSGGEEGALKGPAIMPGGKKEAYELVQPIFEAISAKVEGDPCCTYIGPNGAGHYVKMVHNGIEYGDMQLISEAYFILKNVLGLSAEELHQVFADWNKGELDSYLIEITADIFTKVDEETGKPLVDVILDTAGQKGTGKWTSQNALDLGVPLPIITESVFARFISAMKDERVKASKILNGPGVRPFEGNKEELIEAIRKALYMSKICSYAQGFAQMRVASEEYDWNLRYGDIAMIFRGGCIIRAQFLQKIKDAYDNNPELANLLLDPYFKEIVENYQGSLRQVVGMAIERGIPVPSFASAIAYYDSYRTETLPANLLQAQRDYFGAHTYQRVDKEGVFHTNWME, from the coding sequence ATGACAAAACAACAAATCGGTGTAATTGGTTTAGCAGTAATGGGAAAAAACCTTGCTTTAAATATTGAAAGCCGAGGTTATTCTGTTGCTGTTTATAACCGCTCCTATGATAAAACTGAAGCGTTTCTAAAGAATGAAGCAGAAGGAAAAAACTTTGCCGGAGCAGAGACGGTTGAAGAGTTTGTAAACTTGTTAGAGAAGCCAAGAAAAATATTATTGATGGTGAAGGCAGGTACTGCTACGGATGCAACAATTGACTCCTTAAAGCCTTATTTAGAAGAAGGAGATATTCTAATTGATGGCGGGAATACCTTTTTCCAAGATACCATCCGTCGGAATAAGGAACTGGAAACAGCTGGTTTTCATTTCATAGGGACAGGTGTTTCTGGAGGAGAAGAAGGTGCATTAAAAGGTCCTGCTATCATGCCAGGTGGAAAAAAAGAGGCTTATGAACTGGTGCAGCCAATCTTTGAAGCTATTTCAGCTAAAGTGGAAGGCGACCCTTGCTGTACATATATTGGCCCAAATGGAGCCGGCCATTATGTGAAAATGGTACATAATGGGATTGAATATGGTGATATGCAATTAATATCTGAGGCCTACTTTATTTTAAAAAATGTCCTTGGGTTAAGTGCGGAAGAACTTCACCAGGTTTTTGCTGATTGGAACAAAGGAGAATTAGATAGTTATTTAATAGAAATAACAGCAGACATTTTTACAAAGGTGGATGAGGAGACGGGTAAACCGCTAGTGGATGTCATTCTTGATACTGCTGGTCAAAAGGGAACAGGCAAATGGACAAGCCAAAATGCCTTAGATTTAGGAGTACCGCTACCCATCATTACAGAATCTGTATTTGCTCGATTTATCTCGGCAATGAAGGATGAGCGTGTGAAAGCAAGTAAAATCCTAAATGGACCAGGCGTTCGTCCATTTGAAGGAAACAAGGAAGAACTTATTGAAGCGATTCGCAAGGCTTTGTATATGAGTAAAATTTGTTCCTATGCACAGGGATTTGCGCAAATGCGTGTCGCATCAGAAGAATATGATTGGAATCTTCGCTATGGAGATATTGCTATGATTTTTAGAGGCGGATGCATTATACGTGCGCAGTTCCTCCAAAAAATCAAGGATGCCTACGACAATAATCCTGAACTAGCCAATCTTTTATTAGACCCTTATTTTAAAGAAATTGTTGAAAACTATCAGGGCTCATTACGACAAGTGGTAGGCATGGCAATTGAGCGTGGAATTCCGGTGCCATCCTTTGCAAGTGCGATCGCTTACTATGATAGCTATCGTACAGAGACACTTCCAGCCAATCTGTTGCAAGCTCAACGAGACTATTTTGGCGCACACACTTATCAACGGGTGGATAAAGAGGGAGTGTTCCACACAAATTGGATGGAGTAA
- a CDS encoding FMN-dependent NADH-azoreductase, which produces MKKLLYVTANPKGLEKSKGLQIGEAFLETYQQERPEVALTRMDLFSLDFAQMDADLVFARGKLAGYGYTLDQLSEVEREKILKMHRLADEFISHDYYVFVSPMWNLNSPAVLKAFLDNLFIAGKTFAHTANGPKGLLTNKKAIHIQTRGGQYTGTPLQEMESGDRYLRIALSFLGIEVMDSVIAEGFDLYPQKVPEILKKAKEDARLAAKEFSKDPLTV; this is translated from the coding sequence GTGAAAAAATTACTATATGTAACAGCAAACCCCAAAGGTCTTGAAAAATCAAAGGGGCTTCAAATTGGTGAAGCCTTCCTTGAAACTTACCAACAGGAACGCCCTGAAGTAGCACTCACAAGAATGGATTTGTTTTCGTTAGATTTTGCTCAAATGGATGCAGACTTGGTTTTTGCCAGAGGAAAATTAGCTGGGTACGGGTATACATTAGATCAATTGTCCGAGGTGGAAAGAGAAAAAATTTTAAAAATGCATAGGCTTGCTGATGAATTTATCTCTCATGACTATTATGTCTTTGTGTCGCCCATGTGGAATTTAAACTCTCCCGCAGTATTAAAGGCCTTTTTAGACAACCTATTTATTGCTGGAAAAACCTTTGCACATACAGCAAACGGACCAAAAGGTCTTTTAACTAATAAAAAAGCCATTCATATTCAGACAAGAGGTGGTCAATATACAGGGACTCCACTGCAAGAAATGGAATCAGGCGACCGTTATTTAAGAATTGCCCTTAGTTTCCTTGGTATCGAAGTGATGGATTCAGTCATCGCTGAAGGCTTCGATCTATACCCACAGAAAGTACCTGAAATATTGAAAAAAGCAAAAGAAGATGCAAGACTTGCTGCAAAAGAATTTAGTAAAGACCCCCTCACAGTATAA
- a CDS encoding HAMP domain-containing sensor histidine kinase, which translates to MEITKHLFLNLSLLIILLFFSVLMFEKNRKKFLSKPSLILLFIAMLWLCIQFSYNPVPDSRYDLRIIPLVLGGLYVGIGPILVLSLIILRSFYGFNLGLLQTSILFAPLIIIFWRMYPWFWKQVPSRRIFVTVCMSMVLGIITVFGMSFNNTHTYWFDAWFAYLVIPSLGTGIISYSIEFVKKNTEMRQQLIKAEKLKAVEQMGAAISHEIRNPLTAASGFVQLLQDDYLSRQKRKEYLSIVKEELLSAERVIQDYLTFAKPALETFEELNVKSELRQIINILKPLAHQNSVEIITDFSVIGFIQGDRQKFRQCFINVLKNAIESMPNGGYLTISTEYNQDSIKINVLDTGVGMTKEQLDRLGEPFYSTKGKNGTGLGMMVVYSIVRAMDGAIWVESEVEKGTIFQFEFPALTSFMKLNDSKAN; encoded by the coding sequence ATGGAAATTACGAAACACCTTTTCTTAAATCTCTCCCTTTTAATCATACTTTTATTTTTCTCTGTTCTCATGTTCGAAAAAAATAGAAAAAAATTCCTATCTAAACCCTCATTAATACTGCTATTTATTGCCATGCTATGGCTATGTATTCAATTCTCCTATAATCCGGTTCCAGACTCTAGGTATGATTTAAGGATTATCCCTTTAGTCCTTGGTGGTCTTTATGTAGGAATCGGGCCTATACTTGTCTTATCACTTATCATTTTAAGAAGCTTCTACGGCTTCAATTTAGGTCTTCTTCAAACATCTATCCTATTTGCACCACTTATCATTATTTTTTGGCGAATGTATCCTTGGTTTTGGAAGCAGGTTCCTTCACGCCGAATATTCGTTACTGTATGTATGAGCATGGTTCTTGGAATCATTACTGTCTTTGGAATGAGCTTTAACAATACTCACACTTACTGGTTTGATGCTTGGTTCGCCTATTTAGTAATACCGTCACTCGGAACCGGCATCATCTCCTACTCCATTGAATTCGTTAAAAAAAATACCGAAATGCGACAACAGTTAATCAAAGCAGAAAAATTAAAAGCAGTAGAGCAAATGGGAGCAGCCATATCACATGAAATTCGGAATCCACTGACAGCTGCCAGCGGCTTTGTTCAGCTGCTACAGGATGATTACTTATCTAGACAAAAGCGGAAGGAATACTTATCGATTGTAAAAGAAGAATTACTTTCCGCCGAAAGAGTGATCCAAGATTATCTTACCTTTGCTAAACCTGCTCTTGAAACTTTTGAAGAGTTGAATGTAAAAAGTGAACTAAGGCAAATCATTAATATCCTAAAGCCTTTAGCTCACCAGAATTCAGTAGAGATTATTACAGATTTTTCAGTGATTGGGTTTATACAAGGAGATAGACAGAAATTCCGACAATGCTTTATCAATGTACTTAAAAACGCCATTGAATCCATGCCAAATGGTGGTTATTTAACCATATCAACGGAGTATAACCAAGACAGTATCAAAATTAATGTACTTGATACTGGAGTTGGAATGACAAAGGAACAACTCGACCGCTTGGGAGAACCTTTTTATTCGACTAAAGGTAAAAACGGGACTGGCCTTGGTATGATGGTAGTGTATAGTATTGTACGTGCGATGGATGGAGCCATATGGGTCGAGAGCGAAGTCGAGAAGGGTACCATCTTTCAGTTCGAATTTCCTGCCTTAACCTCCTTCATGAAATTAAATGATTCGAAAGCTAATTAA